The following DNA comes from Burkholderia sp. HI2500.
GTCGACCGAGCCCGGTTCGCAGCCGAGCGTCTCGCACGTGACGCGCGTGATGGCTTCGACGAATGCGCGCTTCTGGTCGACGGTGCGGCCTTCGAAGAGCTGGATATTGAAAGTCGGCATGACGGAGTGCTCCGATTGGTTGGGATGAAT
Coding sequences within:
- a CDS encoding 4-oxalocrotonate tautomerase, which encodes MPTFNIQLFEGRTVDQKRAFVEAITRVTCETLGCEPGSVDIILTDVKKENWATAGKLWSDER